In Bacteriovorax stolpii, a single genomic region encodes these proteins:
- a CDS encoding tRNA pseudouridine(38-40) synthase TruA, whose protein sequence is MNSKRFLIKLQYLGIRFHGVQKQPEHPSIQARVEKALGLKVKTRFSSRTDAMVSALENYCLAMFDEEVEQKDLEESLSKLPPDIRVLEIKEVPEHFTMLAHTKEKEYHYYFAFNEESLHPFCAPFMTLIREELNLEVMEKGAELFCGIHSFINYVHKPKPGTVFEREILKSEIVENTELAANFFPKNSYCFKVKGQGFMRGQVRLMMGALFRLGMGEITLSELEKSLREQDPHFVKWAAPASGLVLHQTKLE, encoded by the coding sequence ATGAACTCAAAAAGATTTTTAATCAAACTACAGTATCTCGGCATTCGCTTTCACGGCGTTCAAAAACAGCCTGAGCATCCGAGCATTCAAGCGCGCGTGGAAAAGGCCCTAGGCCTTAAGGTGAAGACTCGTTTTTCTAGCAGGACTGATGCTATGGTGTCGGCGTTGGAAAACTACTGCCTGGCCATGTTTGATGAAGAGGTAGAACAAAAGGATCTAGAAGAGTCGTTATCTAAACTTCCACCTGATATACGCGTATTGGAAATTAAGGAAGTGCCAGAGCACTTTACCATGCTCGCGCACACCAAAGAAAAAGAGTACCACTACTACTTTGCTTTTAATGAAGAGTCTTTGCATCCATTTTGTGCACCTTTTATGACTTTGATTCGTGAAGAGCTTAATTTAGAAGTGATGGAAAAAGGGGCAGAGCTTTTTTGTGGCATTCATTCTTTTATTAACTACGTTCATAAACCAAAACCAGGGACAGTGTTTGAGCGAGAGATCTTAAAGAGTGAGATCGTCGAAAACACCGAACTTGCCGCCAACTTCTTTCCTAAAAACAGCTACTGCTTCAAAGTCAAAGGGCAGGGCTTTATGCGCGGTCAGGTCAGACTGATGATGGGCGCTCTATTTAGGCTGGGGATGGGGGAAATCACCCTTTCTGAACTGGAAAAGTCTCTTAGAGAACAGGACCCACATTTTGTAAAATGGGCGGCACCTGCCTCGGGATTGGTTCTTCATCAGACAAAACTAGAATAG
- a CDS encoding penicillin-insensitive murein endopeptidase translates to MLQRLFLAFVLFHSTTLMASEAIGYYSDGKLKDGESIMERGTLIRKLFLQRQRFFGTAIMQETISDAADFVRQTYPEAEVLQVGDIANKNGGACKEHASHQNGLDVDIVYLTKNGKLQSQNAPYWEEDFVKNGKVSANFYLERNFALFKHLIHTRPVGRIFVDEAIKKMFCEYAKKNNLMKDVETVETLRRLRIEKLHSTHFHLRLTCAEGDYSCKDQAEVPAGTGC, encoded by the coding sequence GTGCTTCAAAGACTCTTTCTTGCTTTTGTTCTTTTTCATTCGACAACCCTAATGGCCTCAGAAGCGATTGGCTATTACTCGGATGGAAAACTAAAAGACGGTGAGTCGATTATGGAAAGAGGGACTTTGATTAGAAAACTCTTTTTACAAAGACAAAGATTTTTTGGAACGGCCATCATGCAAGAGACAATCAGCGACGCTGCTGATTTCGTCCGCCAGACTTACCCGGAAGCCGAAGTCCTGCAGGTTGGAGATATCGCTAATAAAAATGGTGGGGCCTGTAAAGAGCATGCCAGTCACCAAAACGGTCTGGATGTCGATATTGTCTACTTAACAAAAAATGGAAAGCTTCAATCCCAAAATGCTCCTTACTGGGAAGAAGATTTTGTGAAGAATGGAAAGGTGAGTGCAAATTTTTATCTGGAAAGAAACTTCGCTCTCTTTAAACACCTGATTCACACTAGGCCAGTTGGCCGCATCTTTGTCGATGAAGCGATTAAAAAAATGTTCTGTGAGTACGCCAAGAAAAATAACCTGATGAAGGATGTTGAAACGGTAGAAACCCTAAGACGCCTTCGCATTGAAAAACTTCACAGCACGCATTTTCACCTGCGCTTAACGTGCGCCGAAGGCGATTACAGTTGTAAGGATCAGGCAGAGGTTCCAGCAGGAACTGGTTGCTAG
- a CDS encoding pyroglutamyl-peptidase I, with the protein MAKKILITGFLPFDQDPTNPSGDWVNWMVAKSMPHQTKERILRGIVLPVTFQGAFPALKKVCDEFCPDIIVMTGLAKNRKELTVERIGINWVDARIPDNDGVQILSSKIDSEGPDGLFTTVPVEKILDLAKASNTPMKLSTSAGEYVCNDLLYKTLCYTLDKKTSATFIHIPGSDNYDGIYLALESIVNGL; encoded by the coding sequence ATGGCAAAAAAAATTTTAATTACTGGTTTTCTTCCATTCGACCAGGATCCAACTAATCCTTCAGGTGATTGGGTTAATTGGATGGTAGCAAAATCAATGCCTCACCAAACAAAAGAGCGCATACTCCGAGGAATTGTTTTACCTGTGACATTTCAAGGCGCATTTCCCGCTTTAAAAAAAGTTTGTGATGAATTTTGCCCCGATATTATTGTGATGACTGGGCTGGCGAAAAATCGCAAAGAACTCACAGTTGAAAGAATTGGAATTAACTGGGTGGATGCCCGCATTCCAGACAACGATGGTGTACAGATTCTCTCATCAAAGATTGATTCAGAAGGGCCAGATGGGCTTTTTACAACAGTGCCAGTGGAAAAAATCTTGGATTTAGCGAAAGCTTCCAATACACCAATGAAACTCTCAACTAGTGCAGGCGAGTATGTCTGCAATGACCTGCTTTATAAAACTCTATGTTACACACTTGATAAAAAAACTTCAGCGACTTTTATCCACATTCCGGGAAGCGACAATTACGATGGCATTTATCTTGCTCTTGAATCTATAGTTAACGGTCTATAG
- a CDS encoding lipocalin family protein encodes MRSLFLITGLIFSFNLFAVDVPLKPSPLPTAKDVDVARYIGKWYVISSLPQFFTRNCEGQSAEYGIVNEKTISVHNVCYKENGKTKDIRGKGVIQDAPNNARLVVTFDNFWTRLFRVKGEYVIIKLGEGYDTVMVGSTNRKSLWIMSRQPTMDPTTLIEYENLANDLSFPVTQLQNSKY; translated from the coding sequence ATGCGTTCATTATTTTTAATCACTGGATTAATTTTTTCGTTTAATCTTTTTGCTGTCGATGTTCCGCTCAAGCCATCTCCTTTGCCAACGGCAAAAGACGTTGATGTCGCTCGCTACATTGGCAAGTGGTATGTGATTTCATCGCTCCCTCAATTTTTTACTCGCAACTGTGAAGGGCAATCGGCGGAGTATGGAATTGTGAACGAAAAAACAATCAGTGTTCATAACGTCTGTTATAAAGAAAATGGCAAAACAAAAGACATCAGAGGAAAGGGAGTGATTCAGGATGCTCCTAACAATGCTCGTCTGGTTGTGACGTTTGATAATTTCTGGACGAGATTATTCCGTGTGAAAGGTGAGTATGTGATCATCAAATTAGGCGAAGGTTATGACACTGTCATGGTTGGATCAACTAACAGAAAATCATTATGGATCATGTCTCGCCAACCAACGATGGACCCAACTACGCTCATTGAGTATGAAAACTTAGCAAATGACCTATCATTTCCTGTCACTCAGCTTCAGAACTCAAAATACTAG
- a CDS encoding lytic transglycosylase domain-containing protein, with translation MKLSLILLALFSGALHAKVEIDSFKKHSWNNEWNEAISLELDQKENSNMLSENLDHADLMELGCPGFNKTDDLEAKKDFWIVFFSGLTRAESAFNPLARSKAPKGGHGNYGLVQLSKRTGREQCGLTPEEIADPAAHLRCAVKLMSWQIKGAPAPSGKLLRRDLKGQLFGKRILLWGPLRQNDKRGRALLTGWFKRHLEQMPFCKAVD, from the coding sequence ATGAAGTTAAGCCTCATCCTTCTCGCTTTGTTTAGTGGAGCACTCCACGCCAAAGTAGAGATCGACTCATTTAAAAAGCATTCATGGAACAATGAATGGAACGAAGCCATCTCGCTGGAGCTGGATCAAAAAGAAAACTCGAACATGCTCTCGGAGAATTTAGATCACGCCGATCTAATGGAGTTGGGCTGTCCTGGTTTTAATAAGACTGACGATCTGGAAGCAAAAAAAGATTTCTGGATTGTTTTCTTTTCTGGTCTCACACGCGCAGAGAGTGCCTTTAATCCACTCGCTCGTTCAAAAGCACCTAAAGGTGGGCACGGCAACTACGGCCTTGTTCAGCTCTCTAAAAGAACAGGAAGAGAGCAGTGTGGGCTGACTCCTGAAGAAATCGCTGATCCGGCGGCACATCTTCGTTGCGCGGTTAAGCTTATGAGTTGGCAAATTAAAGGAGCACCGGCACCTTCGGGAAAACTTCTTCGTCGCGATTTAAAAGGCCAGCTTTTTGGTAAGCGCATTCTTCTTTGGGGACCACTTCGCCAGAATGACAAGCGTGGAAGAGCGCTGTTGACTGGATGGTTTAAGAGGCATTTGGAACAGATGCCGTTTTGTAAAGCCGTTGATTAA
- a CDS encoding HD domain-containing protein, with translation MKTTLCLLVLICSSQAMAAIGCLPGQCELPKPRPTCPPSRPSGGRPIPQLASLEINLVDSNEIKATPTGILIDSSWKNAIYDFAKKNVRHPSWGLSHAERNYQVTKILAEKEKVELDLDVLFAASFLHDLGGLKGYEVEGVDHAVRSAELAQNLLNEAGFPMEKWALVKEIILGHTYYTAAPTNKAAQLFRDADVLDFLGNIGVTRILAITQEEGTSDSTLNPTVGILNTFAKSMAEKCISESCKEIAKGRQEELLLFLRSLNKESFNGKAL, from the coding sequence ATGAAAACCACACTATGTTTGCTTGTTCTTATCTGCAGCTCTCAAGCAATGGCCGCCATTGGTTGCTTGCCTGGGCAATGTGAACTGCCAAAACCAAGACCAACTTGCCCACCATCACGACCATCAGGTGGAAGGCCAATTCCTCAACTCGCTTCGCTTGAAATCAATTTAGTAGATTCAAATGAAATTAAAGCAACGCCGACTGGAATTTTAATTGATTCATCATGGAAGAATGCCATTTATGATTTCGCCAAGAAAAATGTCCGCCATCCATCTTGGGGTCTTTCACATGCTGAACGCAATTATCAAGTGACAAAAATTCTTGCTGAAAAAGAAAAAGTAGAGCTTGATCTCGATGTTCTTTTTGCGGCCAGTTTCCTGCATGACCTGGGTGGATTAAAAGGTTATGAAGTTGAAGGTGTGGATCACGCCGTTCGCTCAGCTGAACTGGCACAAAATCTTCTAAATGAAGCAGGTTTCCCAATGGAGAAATGGGCACTCGTGAAAGAAATTATTTTAGGGCACACTTATTACACAGCTGCTCCAACAAATAAAGCAGCACAACTTTTCCGCGATGCTGATGTTTTAGATTTTCTTGGAAATATTGGTGTTACAAGAATTTTGGCCATCACTCAAGAAGAAGGGACAAGTGATTCAACACTCAACCCGACAGTGGGCATTCTTAATACATTTGCTAAATCTATGGCCGAAAAATGTATCAGCGAGAGCTGTAAAGAAATCGCCAAAGGAAGGCAAGAAGAGCTTCTTTTATTTTTAAGATCTTTAAATAAAGAATCTTTCAATGGAAAAGCATTATAA
- a CDS encoding fatty acid desaturase, with protein sequence MENKRDFIFVQGPNYHIQRRREILARHPEVRDLYGPYRLSALYIVLVVSFQFAIAYLLRDQAWWVIGLVAYLVGAFANHSLYVMIHECTHNVVLKSAFGNKVMGIVCDFPLVLPSAMGFRKYHMIHHKHLGEYSYDPDIVSYREGRFIGNSAIMKALWLMFFSLSQALRPLKVKFYKPLNVWMIINGLVNVAINVAIYIYVGPAAFWYLAFSTLFALGLHPLGGRWIQEHFITKEGQETYSYYGPLNKLCFNMGYHNEHHDFMNVAWINQPKIKKMAPEFYDSLASYDSWTKVLFNFLFNKKMDSFTRMVHPDRHPKAAVDNEKILYSKEVIETFY encoded by the coding sequence ATGGAAAACAAGCGCGATTTTATTTTTGTCCAAGGGCCAAACTACCACATTCAAAGAAGACGTGAGATTCTCGCACGCCATCCGGAAGTCAGAGATCTTTACGGTCCTTATAGATTGTCTGCTCTTTACATTGTTCTTGTTGTTTCATTTCAATTTGCGATTGCTTATTTATTGAGAGACCAGGCCTGGTGGGTTATTGGTCTTGTCGCTTATCTTGTTGGTGCTTTTGCCAACCACTCTCTTTACGTTATGATCCACGAGTGCACGCACAATGTGGTTTTAAAATCTGCCTTCGGAAATAAAGTGATGGGAATCGTTTGCGATTTCCCACTCGTTCTTCCTTCCGCCATGGGTTTTAGAAAATATCACATGATTCATCACAAACATTTAGGTGAATACTCTTACGACCCGGATATCGTCAGCTACAGAGAAGGACGCTTCATCGGAAACTCTGCCATCATGAAAGCGCTATGGCTGATGTTCTTTTCTCTTTCTCAGGCGCTTCGTCCACTAAAAGTAAAATTTTATAAGCCACTTAACGTATGGATGATCATTAACGGACTAGTTAACGTTGCTATCAACGTGGCCATTTATATTTATGTGGGACCGGCCGCTTTCTGGTACCTTGCCTTCTCTACTCTGTTTGCTTTAGGTCTTCACCCGTTGGGAGGAAGATGGATTCAAGAGCACTTCATTACAAAAGAAGGTCAAGAAACATACAGCTACTACGGGCCACTTAATAAACTTTGCTTCAACATGGGTTACCACAATGAGCACCACGATTTTATGAACGTGGCATGGATCAACCAACCAAAGATTAAAAAAATGGCACCAGAATTCTACGATTCACTAGCAAGCTATGATTCGTGGACGAAGGTTCTTTTTAACTTCTTGTTCAATAAGAAAATGGATTCATTCACTAGAATGGTTCACCCAGACCGCCACCCAAAAGCGGCCGTAGATAACGAAAAGATTCTTTACTCTAAAGAAGTGATTGAGACTTTTTACTAA
- a CDS encoding YkgJ family cysteine cluster protein, whose product MSKKNRLNTAGKIQEHLKDLNRWSLYKKGMCETCEGLCCYMPVEIKTADLIRMGVLDEFHLELSLKEQIKEALKHPGVTRYTPSTEKFTLAQKPDSSCFFLDAHKRCTIYDKRPDTCRNHPKIGPRPNYCAYMKKEN is encoded by the coding sequence ATGAGTAAAAAAAACAGACTTAATACCGCTGGGAAAATCCAGGAGCACCTGAAAGATTTGAACCGCTGGAGCCTTTACAAAAAAGGAATGTGCGAGACGTGCGAGGGACTCTGCTGTTATATGCCTGTAGAAATTAAAACGGCTGACCTCATCCGCATGGGAGTCCTAGATGAGTTTCATTTAGAATTGTCACTGAAGGAACAAATTAAAGAGGCCTTAAAACATCCCGGGGTCACCCGTTACACACCCTCAACTGAGAAATTCACCCTGGCCCAAAAACCAGACAGCTCGTGCTTTTTCCTGGACGCTCATAAAAGATGCACCATCTATGACAAACGCCCGGACACTTGCCGAAACCACCCTAAGATCGGGCCTCGCCCCAATTATTGTGCTTACATGAAAAAAGAGAACTAA